From a region of the Aeoliella mucimassa genome:
- a CDS encoding NfeD family protein has translation MLGRFVMPLTTDTYSRIVTKPLLLVPVLCLFAVVAGSFAHAQPDQADAADPAEQQQEEKRPARLLRLRLPITGNADSAFRSMLDRTRKQLLAEPGNGQRPVIVIEFVPLAGADGFGQGTDFSRAQSIARYLTSTNMTGIETCAFLPQSIKGHNVLVALACEKIAIASTAEFGEAGIDEDPTRPIDPAVIEGYRQIARDRRTAPEAIVVGLIDPSVEVLKVTTEARNEYIEADQLEALEQKETVIDSTTLIPAGSMGLLSASEARDSGTVRLKLDTLDELARDLGLKDGSLSEAASMVADWRPVMYTLEGPIDASSQRRAVRLIDNEILMNDSNWIGIRIHSFGGRPSAAMGLASYLAEIGADNRRVVAYVPEEAGGVAALVALSANQLVVHPGAKIGGENGMPLDESQIAALRDAIQATIPNTTRTWSLLLAMVDPDLEVFRYTNTQTGAERLFCEDEAKQQSDSKDWRRGDPITTPGEVLKLDSDQLVAFDIVSHVVRNAEELNQIYGFESSPPEVRVTWTQEIAEGLASPGVAVLLIVIAFCGIYFELHTPGMGIGGFIAALAILLFFWSKATDGSASWLEILLFVGGMLSIMLEVFVLPGLGIFGLGGALMVVASLVLAGQHHLIPRTAEDYQELQTSLAVVATSGILMVVMGLVLRRFLPSIPILNEIMLTGPAGEELQQLNYRESLAEFSHLMGHRGVTTTPLMPSGRAEFDGELVDVIAVGSAIDRGATVEVVSTRGSRVEVREVQ, from the coding sequence ATGCTAGGACGCTTTGTCATGCCGCTGACCACCGATACCTACTCCAGAATAGTCACAAAACCATTGCTTTTGGTACCTGTTTTGTGCCTATTTGCGGTCGTCGCGGGGAGTTTCGCCCACGCCCAGCCAGACCAGGCCGATGCGGCTGACCCCGCCGAACAGCAGCAAGAGGAGAAGCGACCTGCGCGATTGCTCCGGCTGCGTCTGCCGATCACCGGCAACGCCGATTCGGCTTTTCGCAGCATGCTCGACCGCACTCGCAAGCAACTGCTGGCCGAGCCGGGCAATGGCCAGCGTCCGGTGATTGTCATCGAATTCGTCCCCCTGGCCGGGGCCGACGGTTTTGGGCAAGGCACCGATTTCTCCCGCGCCCAGTCGATCGCCCGCTACCTAACCAGCACCAACATGACCGGCATCGAGACCTGTGCCTTTCTTCCCCAGAGCATCAAAGGCCACAACGTTCTGGTCGCCCTCGCTTGCGAGAAGATCGCGATCGCCTCGACCGCCGAGTTCGGGGAAGCCGGCATCGACGAAGATCCGACTCGCCCGATCGATCCGGCGGTGATCGAAGGTTATCGCCAGATCGCCCGCGACCGCCGTACCGCTCCCGAAGCGATTGTCGTCGGTCTGATCGATCCCTCGGTCGAAGTGCTCAAGGTGACCACCGAAGCGCGGAACGAGTACATCGAGGCCGACCAGCTCGAAGCACTGGAGCAAAAGGAAACCGTGATCGATTCCACCACGTTGATCCCGGCCGGATCGATGGGATTGCTCTCCGCCAGCGAAGCACGCGATTCAGGCACGGTGCGTCTGAAGCTCGATACCCTAGATGAGCTTGCCAGAGATCTTGGCTTGAAGGATGGGTCGCTCTCCGAAGCGGCCAGCATGGTAGCCGACTGGCGTCCCGTGATGTACACGCTGGAAGGGCCTATCGATGCTTCGTCGCAGCGCCGCGCGGTGCGGCTGATCGACAACGAAATCTTGATGAACGACAGCAACTGGATCGGCATCCGCATCCACAGCTTCGGCGGCCGGCCTTCCGCCGCGATGGGGCTGGCTTCGTACCTGGCCGAGATCGGTGCCGATAACCGCCGAGTGGTTGCCTACGTGCCGGAAGAAGCGGGCGGAGTCGCTGCACTGGTTGCCCTGTCGGCCAACCAACTGGTGGTGCACCCTGGAGCCAAAATCGGCGGCGAAAACGGCATGCCGCTCGACGAATCGCAGATCGCCGCGCTCCGCGATGCGATCCAAGCGACGATCCCCAATACCACGCGAACCTGGTCGCTGCTGCTGGCCATGGTCGATCCCGATCTCGAGGTGTTCCGCTACACCAACACCCAAACCGGCGCCGAGCGACTTTTTTGCGAAGACGAAGCCAAACAGCAAAGCGACAGCAAAGACTGGCGCCGCGGCGATCCGATTACCACGCCAGGCGAGGTACTCAAGCTCGATAGCGACCAACTCGTCGCCTTCGACATTGTCAGCCATGTGGTTCGCAACGCGGAAGAACTCAACCAGATTTACGGTTTCGAATCCAGCCCGCCCGAAGTCCGTGTGACCTGGACTCAAGAAATTGCCGAGGGACTCGCCTCGCCCGGCGTCGCGGTACTGCTGATCGTGATTGCCTTCTGTGGTATCTATTTCGAACTCCACACCCCCGGCATGGGCATTGGTGGCTTCATCGCCGCGCTCGCGATTTTGCTGTTCTTCTGGAGCAAGGCGACCGATGGCTCGGCCTCCTGGCTCGAGATCCTGCTGTTCGTCGGCGGCATGCTCTCCATCATGCTCGAAGTGTTCGTGCTGCCGGGGCTCGGCATCTTCGGACTCGGCGGCGCCCTGATGGTGGTCGCTTCGCTGGTTCTGGCTGGACAGCACCACCTGATTCCGCGAACCGCCGAAGACTACCAGGAGCTGCAAACCTCGCTCGCCGTGGTGGCGACCTCCGGCATACTTATGGTGGTAATGGGGCTGGTGCTGCGCCGGTTTCTGCCGAGCATTCCGATCCTCAACGAGATCATGCTCACCGGACCTGCTGGCGAAGAACTGCAGCAGCTCAATTATCGAGAGAGCCTGGCCGAGTTCTCCCACCTGATGGGCCATCGCGGCGTAACGACCACACCGTTGATGCCATCAGGACGAGCCGAGTTCGATGGCGAGTTGGTCGATGTCATCGCCGTGGGTAGCGCCATTGATCGCGGCGCAACGGTCGAAGTCGTCAGCACCCGCGGCAGTCGGGTTGAAG
- a CDS encoding prenyltransferase/squalene oxidase repeat-containing protein, whose protein sequence is MATSSSSPDLPVNIVTGSAVADKPNKGQSPKPQRAQAEAADDQLLEEDSRGFLGRFFTSGASWMTSLIVHMVIIIALALMIVPMPPQVTALLSSAPSEDINDEVLDVPDVDFSEVDVEITPEEIVDQPDVEAIEEVVKESLFEDQFSAPPAAVELSDFGLTSAPEVATAGIGSYDEGEYTGRGHAARAKAVRDGGGNASSEAAVEAALAWLAEHQNRDGSWHLDHRGGTCQGQCGNPGSIEDSYRSATALALLPFLGAGQTRFEGKYRSVVGRGLDALVRMGEKPRQGAGVSWADGGTMYAHGIAAIAMCEAYGMTNESQLAMPAQAAIDYIVSSQNPNDGGWRYNYQMAGDTSVTGWQLMALKSAHLANLQVPHSTVEGAMRFLDFVEQDDYGSAYAYMPEGKNGGYRPGMSSVGLLCRMYLGWKKDSQGITQGVERIANVGPSASDYYYNYYAAQLLFQYTNGRGPMWRQWNERLRDQLIKTQEKEGHLKGSWFVNNGHDSEKGGRLYCTALGCMTLEVYYRHMPIYRTDAVEMEFPE, encoded by the coding sequence ATGGCTACATCATCATCTTCCCCTGATCTACCCGTCAACATTGTGACCGGCAGCGCGGTGGCAGATAAACCGAATAAGGGACAGAGCCCCAAGCCACAGCGAGCGCAGGCGGAAGCTGCTGACGACCAGCTGCTCGAAGAAGATTCGCGTGGTTTTCTCGGCCGGTTTTTCACCAGTGGTGCAAGCTGGATGACAAGCTTGATCGTGCACATGGTCATCATCATCGCGCTGGCGCTGATGATCGTGCCGATGCCGCCGCAGGTGACCGCGCTGCTGTCGTCGGCCCCCTCGGAAGACATTAACGACGAAGTGCTGGATGTACCGGATGTCGACTTCAGCGAAGTCGACGTGGAGATCACTCCTGAAGAAATCGTCGACCAGCCCGACGTGGAAGCCATTGAAGAGGTGGTGAAAGAGTCGCTGTTCGAGGATCAGTTCTCCGCCCCGCCGGCTGCGGTGGAGCTTTCGGACTTCGGCCTCACCAGCGCTCCTGAGGTGGCGACCGCGGGCATTGGCTCGTACGACGAAGGCGAGTACACCGGCCGTGGCCATGCAGCCCGCGCAAAAGCCGTACGCGACGGCGGCGGCAACGCTTCGAGCGAAGCGGCCGTGGAAGCCGCGCTCGCCTGGTTAGCCGAACACCAGAACCGCGATGGCTCTTGGCACCTCGATCACCGGGGTGGTACCTGCCAAGGCCAGTGTGGCAATCCTGGCTCGATTGAAGACTCGTACCGCTCGGCGACTGCCTTGGCGCTGTTGCCCTTCCTGGGAGCTGGCCAAACGCGGTTCGAAGGCAAATATCGCTCGGTCGTGGGTCGTGGACTCGACGCGTTGGTGCGGATGGGCGAGAAGCCCCGCCAGGGGGCAGGCGTCTCCTGGGCCGACGGCGGCACCATGTACGCCCACGGCATCGCGGCCATCGCCATGTGCGAGGCCTACGGCATGACCAACGAAAGTCAGCTGGCCATGCCCGCTCAGGCTGCGATCGACTACATCGTGTCGTCGCAGAATCCCAACGACGGCGGCTGGCGTTACAACTACCAGATGGCCGGCGACACTTCGGTCACCGGTTGGCAGCTCATGGCCCTCAAGAGCGCCCACTTGGCCAACTTGCAGGTGCCTCACTCCACGGTGGAGGGAGCGATGCGGTTCCTCGACTTCGTGGAGCAAGACGACTACGGCAGCGCGTACGCTTACATGCCCGAAGGCAAGAACGGCGGCTATCGCCCTGGTATGAGTTCCGTCGGCCTGCTCTGCCGGATGTACCTCGGTTGGAAAAAAGACAGCCAGGGGATCACTCAAGGCGTCGAGCGGATTGCCAACGTGGGACCCTCGGCAAGCGACTACTACTACAACTATTACGCGGCTCAGTTGCTGTTCCAGTACACGAATGGCCGCGGCCCCATGTGGCGTCAATGGAACGAACGCCTGCGGGATCAGCTGATCAAAACGCAGGAGAAAGAGGGCCACCTGAAAGGCAGCTGGTTCGTGAACAACGGGCACGATAGCGAAAAAGGTGGTCGGCTCTACTGCACCGCTCTGGGGTGCATGACCCTGGAGGTCTACTACCGCCATATGCCGATCTATCGCACCGATGCGGTGGAGATGGAGTTCCCCGAGTAA